One segment of Channa argus isolate prfri chromosome 17, Channa argus male v1.0, whole genome shotgun sequence DNA contains the following:
- the LOC137102619 gene encoding uncharacterized protein, which translates to MLLLLLISFIRTGIKGEDGLFEESGNNVSFPCEEDLVCFYMWQISTSNAAEYIAVFNKRETQKVVSEDKKCTFNIHNLKEKDLAQHQCQQNSNVFTPNNTPTVNPKSNLKPGKTVSLQCVFLTSMEQRHCYTQQQQYVSLMWVDEVGTVIEEDSQHLIKQQSSCDITLTVSLHTTEKKMFRCQATVAERVETSLNITVGDSGGSQYMIGGAVGVVGCVVLTTFVVILIMNKRRTNSQEPDGQCSVQSNTNNVINTDDVIYADVILPASADRVCVHECESSEYACVRY; encoded by the exons CATTTCCGTGTGAAGAAGACTTAGTCTGCTTTTATATGTGGCAGATCAGCACAAGCAATGCGGCTGAATACATTGCTGTATTCAATAAGAGAGAGACCCAGAAAGTTGTTTCAGAGGACAAGAAATGCACTTTCAACATCCACAATCTAAAAGAGAAGGATTTAGCGCAGCATCAATGTCAACAAAACTCAAATGTTTTCACTCCTAACAACA cCCCCACAGTCAACCCAAAGTCAAACCTCAAGCCCGGAAAAACAGTGtcactgcagtgtgtttttctcaCCTCCATGGAGCAGAGACATTGCTATACACAGCAGCAACAATATGTCAGCCTGATGTGGGTGGATGAGGTCGGCACTGTGATAGAAGAAGACTCCCAACATCTGATAAAACAGCAGTCGTCTTGTGATATAACTCTAACTGTCTCCCTTCACACAACGGAAAAGAAGATGTTTAGGTGCCAGGCAACTGTGGCTGAACGAGTTGAGACTTCACTGAACATTACTGTAGGAGACTCAG gtGGAAGCCAGTACATGATTGGGGGAGCTGTGGGGGTTGTGGGCTGCGTAGTTTTGACAACATTTGTTGTCATATTGATCATGAACAAAAGAAGAACAA ACAGCCAGGAGCCTGATGGGCAATGTTCTGTCCAGTCCAATACCAATAAC GTTATTAacacagatgatgtcatctatgCCGATGTTATTCTCCCTGCTAGCGCTGACAGAGTCTGCGTCCATGAGTGCGAGTCCAGTGAATACGCCTGTGTCCGATACTAA
- the vrtn gene encoding vertnin, which produces MIQRHQTVMSVLGRLQEATESSGLDDLTRMALEVDQLFAPFELPRMPCQNFPEWGGVDNTARSLYPADAPGGLLPLNCKGEGNLLFDAVSMLLVGNTGLSLELQVRTVVEMVLWKRYYLSEMIDSKMMLQAVRFSLCAEESEDMLNLPATVLEAIFDADVKASCFPGSYANMWHVYALSSVLQFNMYSIYPMFNLKIRPYFNRVIRPRTLSKDSDPITLHIMWSGELQSESLFRPNHFVALVQTSNLTFGSPDSEQRTSAIKNEDLLNQDSHLSYRGLKDRYSITKSTFYRWKRQSQEHCQKSAARHEAKNFLQACYLEGKLIALHQFKEVFPEISRSSYYNWKHELLKTGGTFSTSSSAGEISPESTEQEAWSSPDTRQDELDHHDSVARMFGLSLGKMDLERAQNVAHMQEAKRSLQNCIAMNTSLPFRIFKRNFPGISRSTYYNWRREAMLFNGGYKGSTGSSEDSSDPDKIQSPESLSPVLLNLNQPVMSRVKICRLKHRSFRLAYMKKKQLRDAAKLHVQKLNWSLTKFKLKFPSLSPCFYWLWRSRQNHKKRVSQEVKHPESLERTSTENKLLQSRMESLHVTPYVECAKRLESSPTPPCAAPHSKHIYQARQPIDVVALANFKAKAKLFLQQRFEEKSFPTFKEFRSYFPFTPRSTYYMWKRALHHGVSLVHG; this is translated from the exons ATGATTCAGAGGCATCAGACAGTGATGTCCGTTCTGGGGCGGCTCCAGGAGGCCACGGAAAGCTCTGGTCTGGATGATCTGACCAGAATGGCCCTGGAAGTGGATCAGCTCTTTGCTCCTTTCGAGCTCCCCAGGATGCCCTGTCAGAATTTTCCTGAGTGGGGCGGTGTTGATAACACAGCTCGTAGTCTGTACCCAGCCGACGCACCTGGAGGCCTCCTGCCTCTTAACTGTAAGGGAGAAGGCAACTTGCTGTTTGATGCCGTTAGTATGCTGTTGGTGGGAAACACTGGACTTAGTCTGGAGCTGCAG GTGCGGACTGTGGTGGAAATGGTGCTGTGGAAGAGATACTACCTGTCTGAGATGATTGATTCCAAAATGATGCTCCAGGCTGTTCGCTTTAGTCTCTGTGCTGAAGAGTCTGAGGACATGCTTAACTTGCCTGCTACAGTCTTGGAGGCCATCTTTGATGCAGATGTCAAAGCTTCTTGCTTTCCTGGCTCCTATGCTAACATGTGGCACGTGTACGCCCTGTCATCAGTTCTTCAGTTCAACATGTACTCAATCTACCCCATGTTCAACCTCAAAATAAGACCCTATTTCAACCGAGTCATACGTCCACGGACCTTGTCCAAAGACTCCGACCCGATAACTCTCCACATCATGTGGTCAGGTGAGCTGCAGTCTGAGTCACTGTTTAGACCTAATCATTTTGTTGCACTAGTCCAGACTAGCAATCTCACATTTGGGAGTCCTGATAGCGAGCAGAGGACGTCTGCCATTAAAAATGAGGACCTGCTGAACCAGGACTCACATCTGTCTTACAGGGGTCTGAAGGACAGATACAGCATCACCAAAAGTACCTTTTACCGCTGGAAGAGGCAGTCGCAGGAGCACTGCCAAAAGTCTGCAGCCAGACACGAGGCTAAGAATTTCCTGCAGGCCTGTTACTTGGAGGGAAAGCTCATCGCCCTGCACCAGTTCAAAGAGGTCTTCCCTGAGATCTCACGGTCATCTTACTACAACTGGAAGCATGAGCTCCTAAAAACTGGAGGGACCTTCTCTACCTCATCTTCAGCCGGAGAGATCAGCCCTGAAAGCACAGAGCAGGAGGCCTGGTCTTCACCTGATACAAGGCAGGATGAATTGGATCACCACGACAGTGTGGCCAGGATGTTTGGCCTTAGTCTTGGCAAAATGGATCTGGAGCGGGCCCAGAATGTGGCACATATGCAGGAAGCTAAGCGCTCCCTTCAAAATTGCATCGCCATGAATACCTCCTTGCCCTTCCGAATCTTCAAAAGAAATTTCCCAGGGATCTCTCGATCCACCTACTATAACTGGAGGAGAGAGGCCATGTTATTCAACGGAGGCTACAAAGGCAGTACTGGCAGCAGTGAGGACAGCTCAGATCCAGACAAGATCCAGAGTCCAGAAAGTTTGTCACCAGTCTTGCTTAACCTCAACCAGCCCGTTATGTCCAGAGTGAAGATCTGTAGGCTGAAACACAGAAGCTTCAGGCTCGCatacatgaagaaaaaacagctgCGAGATGCTGCAAAGCTACATGTCCAGAAATTGAATTGGTCCCTGACAAAATTCAAGCTCAAGTTCCCGTCTTTGTCCCCTTGTTTCTATTGGCTGTGGCGTAGCAGGCAGAACCACAAGAAGAGAGTTTCACAGGAGGTTAAACATCCTGAGAGTCTGGAGCGTACATctacagaaaacaaattactgCAGAGCAGAATGGAAAGTCTGCATGTGACCCCATATGTTGAGTGTGCTAAACGTCTAGAAAGCTCTCCCACTCCACCCTGCGCTGCTCCACATTCAAAGCACATCTATCAGGCCAGGCAACCAATAGATGTTGTGGCTCTGGCAAATTTTAAGGCCAAGGCAAAGCTGTTCTTACAGCAACGCTTTGAGGAGAAATCCTTCCCCACTTTCAAAGAATTCAGATCTTACTTTCCCTTCACTCCACGTTCAACTTACTACATGTGGAAGCGAGCTTTGCATCATGGGGTGTCACTGGTTCATGGGTAA